The Prionailurus bengalensis isolate Pbe53 chromosome E2, Fcat_Pben_1.1_paternal_pri, whole genome shotgun sequence region cCTAACTAGAAGACAAATTGGTCCATGGACACTACAGAGATGATGGAATTAGTAGAAAGGGGCATTAAAACCACTGTTGTAAGTATGTTCCATTGACtcaaagacataaaggaaaatatgaacaggataagagaaatagaaaatatttttaactaaatggaacttctaaaaatgaaaagtatctgAAATGTAAAACACACAGGATGCTATTTACAGCAAGTTTGATGctacataagaaaaaagaaaaagaacttgaaaacGTAGCAGTAGAATCTATTCAAGATAAAGCACAGAGataaaatacttgaaacaaaatgaacaagttATCAGTTACATTCTCAAGTAGTCCAACATAAAtgtaattggagtcccagaaaaGAGCAGGAGgtgaaaaatatctgaagaaacaaataacaaaaagaaaaccatgcaCATTGTAATCAAATTGATGAACACCAGTGACtaagaggaaatatttaaagtagccacaaacacaaaacaaacatattAGGCACAGAGGACCAAAGAGTTaaaagcagatttctcatcatAAATTATACAAACCAGAAAATACCAAAGCAACATCTTTAAGCactgagagaaacaaacaaacaaacaaatatgttaacttagaattctatacccagccaaaATATCTTTCAAACAAATGGAggcaaaataaagtatttttcaggtaaacaaaattttcaagattcattGTCAGAAGACCTGAAATACAACACATATTAGAGGATGTTCTTTGGGCCAAAAGAAACCAGTTGTAGATTTTAATCTGCACAAAGGTATGAAAAGCAGTAATAATGGTAAATATGCAGGTAAACATAAAAGACATTTTCTACTCATTGTTGCAGTCTTTCAAAGATTGACTGTTTAGGGCAAATTAATCAATGCACTATAGAGttcataataacaataaaagtCAAATGTATGACAACAATAGCTATTGGACATGAGGGGAGAAATACAGGTATACTGTTGTCAGGTTCCAACATGATACATGATGAAAGCTATGTATTGCAAACCCTAGAGTAACCACAAAGAAGATTAATTAATAAGTCAATAATGGAGGTAAAACAGAGTCCTTAAAATACTCAAATAATACAAAAggagtcaggaaaagaaaaacacgcAAAGAATAGATAGGACAGATAACAAACTAAAAGATGGTAGatttgaattaaatataaatatttaaatatataaacatatataaatataaatgatctaaACACTCCAGCTAAAAGGCAGAAATTATACTACTGATAAGAAAAGGAAGActatgtgctgcctacaagaaacatactttatttttattcaaaaaaatttttaatgtttatttatttttgagagagagagagagagagagtgtgagcaggggaggggcacacacacacacacacacacacacacacacacacacacacagaatctgaagcaggctcccggctctgagctgtcagcacagagcccaatgcagggctcaaactcacgaaccatgaggtcaagacctgagcctaagtcagatgcctaactgactgagccagccagatgccccagagGGTATTTCATAATAACCAAAGGGTCAATCCATCAAGCTTTAACAGTCCTATATGTTTCGGCAGCACCTTACAAGGAAGCTTCAAAATACCTGAAGCAAAACCTgatagagaaaaagacaaattcacAATTACTCATTAAAAATGTCAGCATTACTGGgatgcacctggctggctcagtctgtagggcatgtgactcttggtctcaaggTTGTGAGTACAAGCACCCTGTTGGGTAtgaagattacttaaaagaaaacaaatctgaaaaaaaatgtcagcatTCCTGTCAGTATCTGATGGAACAAGAAAACACTATGGAAGAGCTGAAAGACACTACCAACAAATTTAACCTAATTGCCATTTTTCCAAACTCTCCAGCAAGCACAGaacatattattctttttagGTGCAAAAGGAACAAtcaccaagacagaccatatTTGTGGCCATAgaaaaagtctcaataaatttaagactgaaatcatataaagtatgttctctgaaGACATAATTATACTGCATGGAATGGAGTGGGCATGAAATGAGTTAATGCAGGGAACGTGCTCAGGAAGGAGCCTGGCACCTGAACAGCACTGCACAACTCCTGGGATCTCCCCAAGGGCTCTCTTGGGGGGAAGCACCTGAGAGGCAGAGTCAAGGCCtcttgaagaagcagaggagcacTTCACCAAGGTCCTGGCTTTGGCCTGCAGGGTTGAGAGTGGGGCTACCTGGTTGCCTTGCTCGCTCAGTCACTTATCGGCTGTATGGCTCTGAGGAAGCTACGGACAGTCCTGACTCTGGTTCTACTTACAATTTTGCAATTCTAGGATGCTGCAAAAACCATACACATTCAAGCAGCAAAGttacttttgaattttgatgtctTCCCGCAGCTACTCACCACCGGTAGTGCCGGGCAGCAGCAATGAGCAAGCTCCCGAGTCGTGTGATCCTGAAGGTAAACGATTGATGATACCCTTGCGCTCATTCTGTACCATTACCACCTTTGTTGCCCACTTTCAGTATTCAATAAAATACATGAGCTATTCAACACTttgttataaaataggctttatgTTAGTTGATTCTGCCCAATTGTAGGCTAATGTTAGTGTTCTGAGCACGTTTAAGGTAGGTCAGGCTAAGAGGTTAGGTAGGTTACGTCCCCGGGCTGTAACCCCGTCACAGATGAGGGGGTGGTAAGACCTGTAATTAGCCTCCGTGCTGGGCTTATAGGGAGGTTCCAGATAGGCCTGGGCTGCTGGCGGGGGGCCCTGATTCTCAAGTTCCGGTGGGTCTCCACGCCGGCGCCGCAGGCCCTACCTGGCAGCTCACCACCTCGGTCAAGTCCGGGTAGACGGGCGGCGGCTCCCGTAGGCAGCACAGGAAAAAGGCGGTGTTGAAGCGGCGGCCGCCCGAGCGCGTGAACGGCGTGAGCCAGCCGCCCCAGTCGTGCAGCGCCCAGATGTCGGGCGTGCAGTCGAGGTGCGCACACAGGCTCAGGAAGTGGCGCGGGTCGCGGCGGACGCGGTCGCGCCAGGCGTCCAGGCCCGGCGGCGGCGCGAGGGCGCGTGCGGGCTCGGCCGCGGTGGGCAGGGCGGCCCGCGGCCGCAGCAGCAGCACGCCCGCCTCCTCGAAGGCCTCGCGGATGGCACAGATGCGGGAGGCTACGTCATTCGGCAGCGCCGCGCCGTCCTCGTCGGCGGGATCGGGCAGCCCCGGGAAGGAGGCTGGCCGCGACAGTGGGGGGCCCAGGCCGAAACGCGGCGGCCCGTGGTGCGGCGCGAAGAGGCGCAGCCAGTCGGCCGAGTGGTCGGCCTTGTCCAGCACGCCCCCCGGGAAGACGTGCGCCCCGGGCAAGAAGCCTTGGCTCTCGGAGcgctgcagcagcagcagccgaaAGCCCtcggcgggcggcgggggcggcgacGGGGCGGCGGGGCCCGGGCGCGCCCAGCCAGCGGCCAGCACCATGGTGGCTGCCCGTCGCCAGCTGCTGGCGCCCGGCCGCAGGGAGCCGTTCATGGCGGGCGGCGGCGTGAGGCTTCCGGGCTCCGGGTTCTGGCGCAGCGGCAGCTCCTGGGCGCCGGTCCTACCGCCTCCAGCGGTCTTCCTGGGCTTGGGGACCCAGGCCCGTGTCACATAGGACGAGCTCGAGGCGGGGCGCGCGCAGGGGGCTCCGGGTGAATTCTGGCTGTTAGGCCTACACCCGCGCCGGCCTGTGGGAGGAGCGTTGGCGCCGGGGAGGGCTTGCACATGCCTGGAGTGCCTTAGTTCCCGGCCGGGTCACTGGCAGGACTAGGACTGTCACTGTCCCCGGCGACGGATTGTTCACAGCCGCCTGACAGGAGGGCCTGCCTGCCTCATCGTCCCCACCCAGGACACTGGGACCGAGAGCAGAAATGCCTAGGGGCATACATGACCTGCCACGTTAAAATGGGATGCAGTATTTTCACCAGGCCAGGTGACACCTAGCCCACCAAACCCCAAGAACTAGGACTTATTCTTAAACCACCGGTCGACACGGAAGTATGTTGTCTTTGACAGCGAAGGAGACCTGAAGGGTAGATCTCTGAGCTTTGCAGGCTCACATGACTCCACCAATGAGAAACTGATGGATGAGCCAGATGCCAAATTGTGGGTTCCCCACTGCACATCCTGGACGTGAAAGGCACTCTTGCCTCCGGGTACTTTGTCTTGTGTTCTGGACGCCTTTTattgccagggcacctgggacCACCTTAAGCCCTTTAGATCATTGGATGATTTCCACTTTCATGAGAGATGCTTAATCCAGGCCTAGGGATAGGAATTTCTCTCCACTTCATTTTCTTAGTGACTGTAATACTCCTATGTCCAAGAGAAACATTCCTGTTTCTTAGAGCCTGTTTAAATCTGAATCTTCTCCTTTACGATTCCTTGTCACGTGCCAACAGCTTCTCAGATTGCTATTACACCTGATCACACATTTGTTACACTTGGGGATGAAATAGAGACTGTTCTTTTGGTGGGCCTCATTTAAGAACTATCATTTTAGTGTGGGTTATTTTGTGGGGGAGGATCCGGACATGGCACTGTcggtttttagggttttttttttttaattaaaaaatatacggtttttgtggttttttgtttttgttttttattggaaGTAtgctccacgcccaacatggggcttgaactcacgaccctgagatcaagagtagcatgctctactgatggagccagccagacacTCCTAGGATGGTTTTTCTTAGCATCGTTTTCTAAAGGTACGACTCCCTGTGTACTGACTGCATCCtagaaacaacagcaacaacaacaaatgggACCACACACGGAGAAAAGTACAGGTGGAAGCCAAAGAAGGACACATGTCCTACTTGGAGGGCCAACCAACTTTCATCTACCTTGAGTCTGCAGAATCCACAACTGGGGAACCCTTTCCTGAACTGCTTCCCAAATGCATGTAGCTCTCTGCACTGGGACAATCATTTCAGAACGTGTTGTAGAGTCTGGAGTGGTACCCGGGAGCCTGTATTTTAACAGTCCCTGACGCTGCAGGTGGTTCTAGTGCTGTGAGCCATAGGAAGCTCTGAAAGGTGGGGACATGATCAAGTTCATATCTTCAAGTTTGTGACACCAGCATGGTGACTCAATTGGATGGAGCTGGACTGGAGACCCATGGGGTGTGCTAGGCAAGAAATTATGAAGGCCTAAACTAGGAGAGTGGCTGTGGAGAGAGGGTAAGGATGGAGAAGGGAATGATTTACAGAGTGTTGAGGGGGTAGACTTGATGTAATATGGTAATTGGTTGAATGCAGAGCAGGGGACAGGAAGGAGTTAAGGTCTAGCTTGGGAGATTGAAGTAATAGTTATTCGACCCCAGAGGCAGTAATTAATAGTGAtattattaagcacctactgtgtgtgagGCTCTGGGAATTTTGTAAGTATCCGCTGCGTAATCCTCACAAAACCTTCTAAGGTGGAAATAGCCATtgccatttcacagaagagaaactaTTCATGGAGGGGTTAAGTCTCTTAAGAAAGGACATGCTGTTCTCTTCGCGGTAAAATAACACCATCGTTTTGtagataaaaatgttaatttggggggcacctgggtgactcaatcggttgagcgtctgactcttgatttgggctcaggtcatggtctcaccgtttgtgggatcgagccccacatcaggctctgcgctgacagtgcagagcctgcttgggattctctctctctctctctctctctctctctctctctctgcccctccccagcttgctcacgcttgcttgagctctttctctttatctctcaaaataaataagtaaacttttaaaaaatgtttattttgagatcagCTTGTTTTCCCAAAGGCTGCTTACTCCTAAGTGAGATGATCACGTTCTACAGTACATAGCAAAGTGGCATCCTTGGGTTGGATCTTAACCAATGCAGAACAGTCTCCAGAACTGCACGCTGCCATTTTGGTCTTATTCAGGAGGCTCTGTGACAATGCAATACCAGTTTATGTGTGTATCCACCGATCACATCCTATAACCTATTATCTGCACTGTTCTAATGTTCTCTGCTCCGAGGAAAAATTACAGATCTATTAATCTACTGCTATCAACAAACTCCTCtgaaactttgtggcttaaaacgaTAAACAttacctcacagtttctgtggatcaggagtTTGAGAACAttttagctgggtggttctgactCAGTATCTCCCATGAGATTGTGGTCAGCCTATCAGCCGGGGCTTGACTGGGCCTGAGCGATCCATTTCCACGATGGCCCACTCATGTCGCTATTGGCAGGAAGCTTCAGTTCCTCACCACACTGGTTTCTCCATTGAGCCACTTGAATGTCTTTGAAACTGGGCAGTTAACTTTCCCCAGAGAGAGTGACccaagagagaagaaggaggaagccaTGAATGCCTTTTATGAtttagcctcagaagtcacactcCATTTCCAAGGTATCCTATTTTTACACCGGTCTGCTCTATTCAATGTGGGAGGGGACTACACAAAAATACCAGGAGGTTGGAGATCATTGTGGGTCATCCTGGAGGCTGTAGTAACAGTGGACAAAAAATGAAACCATCTAAGCATTGGAAGAAAACAGGTAAATTCCTCTATAATCTTTGGGTCAAAATCTAGAAGCAGTAAGGGAAAAGATTGGTAACTTGACATATGCTTCTCTCcatatttataactttattatGACCAAAAACACTGCAAGAAAGTctaagatggggtgcctgggtagcacagttggttaagcatctgagttcggctcaggtcatgatctcacagttagtaagttcgagccccacattgggctctgtgctgacagctcagagcctggtgcctgcttcggattctgtgtctccctctctctctctgccccccccccccgccccgctcactctctctctctctctctgtctctcaaaaataaacattaaaaaaattaaaaatgtcattaaaaaaagaaagtctaagacataataaaatggaaaaattacctGTAATGCCTGTCACAAAGGATTAAGAGTTaggaaaaaatggagaagaaaaaacctctaattatatagaaaaatgggcaagaaaaAACAGTTTGGAGTAATTTAAGGTCACACATCCAGCAAGTGTTGGAAACCGTCTCCAAACCTATTGGCATGTTCTCAGAGTGTCCTGCCCAGCTCTGTCCTGCCAGGGGCATAATGCCAGCTGCTCCAGGCCTAACAGTAAGTGCACACGGTCATTCCCTAGTAGCACCAGCAGTTACAATGGGCCACTTGGTCACGAGAGCGCAAGTCACTTTGTTTATGAGTCAGTTGCTTACTTCACAGTTCAGGACAGTTGACTCTTCATTCTGATGTTCTTCCGGTCCTCCCCAGCTTTACTTACAATGAAAAAATCCCTCATTGGATTTATTAGAACATGTTAAACCTTGAAGATAAGTAAAAACTTTCCAAACATGTCCTGCCTCTTACCTATAGCTCCGTGTAGTCTTTTAGTTCACTATCAAGTTCAGCAAGCCCCAATTCGCTTGAGTCATCCACTATTTATCAGGTTTTTCCGTTAAAAAGGGAAGCAAGGAAGAGAACTTTGGGGCTAGCCACTGAGAGATAATTTCAACTTGGATGGTCAACGGTAGCAGGAAAGCACATTCAGCCTTCCTAGAAGTCAAGGCATGTCACCAGGGTTAAACAAAACCCACCTGTGATTGACCAATAACATCCTGTGCACCACGAATCGCCAGATAAAAATTAttcctcaaacttttttttttttgagaaggattTTAAAAAGGTTCACAGCATTGTTTTCTCAAACATGAATGgattccggggcacctgggtggctcagtcggttacgcgtctgacttcatctcaggtcatgatctcacagtctgtgagtttgagccccgtgtcgggctctatgctgtcaattcagagcctggagcctgcttcggattccatctctctctctctctctctctgcccctcccccactcacactctgtctctcaaaatatgaacaaacgttaaaaaaatgaatggattccatttatgtgacattctggaaaaggcaaaactgaagGGACAGAAGtgagatcagtggttgccagagccTGGGGCTGAAGGAAAGGACTGACTAGTAAGGCACGGGGGGTCCATGAAGACTGCCATCTTGCTGCTTGCGGTGGTGGTTACATGATTGCACAGCTTTGTCAAAACCCAAAACCCCTCTGTGAAGGGTGAATGTGACCATATTTACCTTGTACCTCAAAAAGTTTGGCTTTAAAAATTCATAGATTCCAACTTACAGAGAAACCATCTGTACTTGACCTTTTTGTTACATACCTTTTCTCATCTTGACAAGTATATCTAAATTTGACCTTCAGATGGGTTTTTAGATTTTACCTGAGTTACAGAAagttaaatgttttcatataGTTTGTTTTCATATAGTTTCTTTCCCCCAATTATCCAATTTCAGGACTTCTAAAGTAGTTTGATAAATAATAACAGCAGTGggagccaacatttattgagtcttgTGCCCAGAAAAAGTCTTATCTTGATATCCTTATGAAGTATATATGCCTTATTATTACTCCCATTGCAAAGATTAAGTAAattgaggtcagagagatttaaGAACTTCAATGAGATCTGATCTGGACTCAGGTGTACTTTTTTCCATtgttggtacttttttttttaacatttatttttgagagacagagagagacagggcatgagtggcggagaggcagagagagggggagacacagaatcggaagcaggctccacgctctgagctgtccgcacagagcccaacgcgggactcgcactcacgaaccgtgagatcatcacctgagccaaagttggacgctcaacgaactgagccacccaggcgccccccattgtTGGTACTCTTAATCTCAACACTATAGTGTCTTGACACagcattttaaaacatgcttCTGATTCCCTGGGGTAGGATTCCAaaagagttttgctttgtttttagggGGGAAGGTTCTGAAATTGTTTCTCATTGTAGTTTGAGACCCTAACTgttaagatttatattttaataacaacaataggggcgcctgggtggctcagtcggttaagcgtccgacttcagccaggtcacgatctcgcggtccaggagttcaagccccgagtcaggctctgggatgatggctcggagcctggagcctgtttccgattctgtgtctccctctctctctgcccctcccccattcatgctctgtctctctctgtcccaaaaataaacgttgaaaacaaacaaacaaacaacaatatgTTCCAGAAGATAAGAGCATtcaaaattttattgtaaaaacaatataacattaaattattgaaaaaaacacCATTCATAATCCCAACACCTTCACgaatagtttcatttttatttccttgcagATTTTCTCTATATGCCTCACACATATGCCTAACACATCCATACGGACAGGGGACACTCACTTTGCTTTCTGGCAACAGCAAATGGACTCTTCAAAATCATTTCGACCAACAGGGGCTTTCATTTGGCTTCTTTACCTTTGTCACATAAGCCTAGGTTATAAACCTAAACGCCAACCAACAAGGATGGCCAAGAGCTCAGAGGAGTGCCGTGAAAACACCCAGAATTGTCTATGGAATGagatgaaaataagtaaaagaaagggagagagccatCTTGTCCTCACAGACAGAGGGCAGCAGCATGCGGCCACTTCCTGCACCTTTGGTCAGTTCTTAAGAGCCAAAGAACTAGTATTTGAATGACTTTATCTGTGTTGGCTGCAGCCAAAGATCATTCATGCAGAGATCTTATTCTTCCCAGATTCCCTTCTGCATTATAGGATGAGTATAATCATACTGTACAGAAGCAGTTGGAAATTTATAATTCTGGAGTATTTCCGCACATCTCTTTATATGTAATGAAATCTGTGAAGGGTAAGAATGTTGATCAGGACATTCACTTCAAATGTGcataaaaaagattaagaatatatatatatatatatatttaaaatcataaaagttGATAGCTGAATCATTTGAGggtgcctatttttttaaatactcttcttaacgtttattcaccttttgagaggtggagacagtgtgagcagggcaggggcagagagagagggagacacaggatcggaagcaggctccaggctctgagctgtcagcactgagcccgatgtgcggcttgaactcatgaactgtgagatcgtgacctgagccgaagtcagacgcttaactgactgagccacccaagcaccccttgaaGGTTCCTTTAATGACCAAGTTATAAATGCTTCACATTACCTATTTTACTTAATTAACAATTTTCATTAGATCATCATTCAAACAGTTGACATGAAGCCTTTAATTCCACGTGGATCTGATGCCTTGTACAAAGCAACCCGTGCTGTGCTCACATTTCACATCAGGTGGCCAATGCAGTTACAGTGCTGAGGGCACCAGGTTACTTACAGAACAGGATTTTCCCAGCCTCCCTGATAAGTGACAGGGTTTCACATCTGTCACGTCGCAGAATCAGGTTAGGTGGCCTGACTGCTGGGTAAAACAAagtgtttaatatataaataactagGCTTTCTTGGACTCAGGCTTATAGTCGGAATTTAAATTCCGAATCTAATTTAAATAGTATACATAAGTAGCATGTACACGAATTTACTTTTAAGTCCATCCACTAATCCTGATATATACGAAAACAACAGTAAGCTCAgttcattctgatttttaaaatgtctaggGAATTTTACCAACAgactaattttagaaaataaccaCCACGCTGTGATATTTTGTTTCAATGTGTACGGAAACCAACAACAACCCAGAATCCCCAAACAAAGTAACGCTTTCTTGTTGAACTTCATTCTGTTAAATGTTTTAAACTCTGGGAGAGACCTTTGCGACAATCGGTCAGGACTCCCCCAATTTCTCCattgagggaactgaggcacagggaggtcaGCGACTTATCTGAGGTActtggagagagaggcagagccccTGCCCATCACAGCTGGTCTGGCCTTGAGGGAGGAGGCAGTCCCCAAAGGAAGACAGAGGCCAGTCCTTCAGTTCTTTACTTAGGCTGACATAGGGGCTCACACTTTGGGGCTCGCACCTTCAACAAGCATTCATTACAGAAAGGACAGGTGCATCTGAAAAGCTAAGGGCACAGCTAAAAATGTATCCATATGCAGGTTGCAAAGGAAAATGCAGCATTACCAGGATCCTCACGCAAACCCAAACTCTCTAACCAAAACTACTTGTCATTTGACATCATACATGTCTTACGTAGCTTACTGTAAACCTTGTAGGTAAACCTACTGTAAATCGTGCAGGTTATACTCTGAATTTTACTTGCCAAAAATATTTCCCTTGCAGCATTTAAAAGCCTAAGTTCTTAGACTACATAAGAAAGAATTTTCCAggcatgttttttctttcctacaaacattcctgtttttttaaactactaACAATAGTTCAAAGTTTCTGTAAGTGCCATGACATTCCAATTGTCTTCTCAGTCAGATAAAACTGTACTGTTTTCCCAAAAGAGAAGTCAGTGATATTTTCTCTTTACAGGTATTTATCATAAACATTTAACTCTGGAAATAAAGATCTATCCTTTAACCTGTACCTGTAATTTGGGAAACTAGCTGTTTTTTGCCATAGTTTCTAGCACTGACCTCATCATGCATACCCtatattaaacattttgaatttgggttttttttttcccctacgcTTGTATCATGGTATGAAATAccaaatgtttttagaaaattaatgaCTTTGATATCATACATCTAAATTGAATCAGGCTTCTATCAGAAAGCGATGTCTTGAATTATATACATAGAAATGAGAACAGAGAGCTACAGTGAGAGCAGCCTATAGCTCAAACAGAAAGTGATTTTGCTGGCCTCACATAGCAAAAGTTCTAGTAGGCAATGTTTTAACTCCAAATAATACCAAATATTCCTAATGcttaaaacttccaaactcagAATTGTTTAGGCTAACAGGTCCATtcagcttttttgtgtgtgcagaTGCAACATTAATCACTGATTTCAGTGAGCAGAGGACTCTCAGAATTAGGTACACATCTGATTGCACATATAATTAAATACCCAAGGATCTGCCAAGTGAAAGGCCCTCAGACCATGGCAAGAACAAAGAAATGTGTCCTAGTTGCTTTCTATGGATTACACAACGTCTGATGGATTTTGTTCGCCAATAGGTTCTGTTgaacaatttttttgttgttgtcatgaAGCAAAACAGTTTGGTAAGAACAGAAGAGTTACTGTATTAGAAACAGAAGAATATACTTAGGGTGTggttttaaaggatattttccaACATTGGGTCACAGAATGCCCCAGCCTCCTCTTGTCTGGGAGAACTGAGAGTTTGGGGAAGGTAATAGAGATCCCATGCTGCCGTTGTGTATGGGAGGAGCGGGAGGGTACTTAGAAAACTTTTTGTGTTGTCTC contains the following coding sequences:
- the NUDT19 gene encoding nucleoside diphosphate-linked moiety X motif 19 isoform X3, which translates into the protein MNGSLRPGASSWRRAATMVLAAGWARPGPAAPSPPPPPAEGFRLLLLQRSESQGFLPGAHVFPGGVLDKADHSADWLRLFAPHHGPPRFGLGPPLSRPASFPGLPDPADEDGAALPNDVASRICAIREAFEEAGVLLLRPRAALPTAAEPARALAPPPGLDAWRDRVRRDPRHFLSLCAHLDCTPDIWALHDWGGWLTPFTRSGGRRFNTAFFLCCLREPPPVYPDLTEVVSCQDHTTRELAHCCCPALPVEMNCT
- the NUDT19 gene encoding nucleoside diphosphate-linked moiety X motif 19 isoform X2, with product MNGSLRPGASSWRRAATMVLAAGWARPGPAAPSPPPPPAEGFRLLLLQRSESQGFLPGAHVFPGGVLDKADHSADWLRLFAPHHGPPRFGLGPPLSRPASFPGLPDPADEDGAALPNDVASRICAIREAFEEAGVLLLRPRAALPTAAEPARALAPPPGLDAWRDRVRRDPRHFLSLCAHLDCTPDIWALHDWGGWLTPFTRSGGRRFNTAFFLCCLREPPPVYPDLTEVVSCQWSSPSETTESFISKKIWLAPPQFYEIRRLGNFASLSDLHKFCLDGALEEMERWLPITFLTADAMLQLLPGDELYLEDSDFVENVMSTEKKTGEIMKEGKTFHRMVLHSRHVYSVHVTVQSKHKHVYPKTYVVSQSHL
- the NUDT19 gene encoding nucleoside diphosphate-linked moiety X motif 19 isoform X1; translation: MNGSLRPGASSWRRAATMVLAAGWARPGPAAPSPPPPPAEGFRLLLLQRSESQGFLPGAHVFPGGVLDKADHSADWLRLFAPHHGPPRFGLGPPLSRPASFPGLPDPADEDGAALPNDVASRICAIREAFEEAGVLLLRPRAALPTAAEPARALAPPPGLDAWRDRVRRDPRHFLSLCAHLDCTPDIWALHDWGGWLTPFTRSGGRRFNTAFFLCCLREPPPVYPDLTEVVSCQDHTTRELAHCCCPALPVWSSPSETTESFISKKIWLAPPQFYEIRRLGNFASLSDLHKFCLDGALEEMERWLPITFLTADAMLQLLPGDELYLEDSDFVENVMSTEKKTGEIMKEGKTFHRMVLHSRHVYSVHVTVQSKHKHVYPKTYVVSQSHL